The proteins below are encoded in one region of Chaetodon trifascialis isolate fChaTrf1 chromosome 11, fChaTrf1.hap1, whole genome shotgun sequence:
- the LOC139339449 gene encoding piggyBac transposable element-derived protein 4-like, which translates to MASRKKAEKVVSREEVLPVFGLESEADVYPEDSSSDDEDLWARLNNCSSSDSDSDYIPRIPIEWSHSSDSDVDGDECTSLEPAGPSTSSHHGSAPTSLHSPLQTHGDDRDDDAHEPASALLSVTPVTSCSASAPVSVPPPQQQPATATRTSQIKRQRASAPPPSSESDSDSPLRETQPKKKAKHSRRGSNSTASVKEVEEEERWHNKEEMDPRPNLVKFMPARPPGPTFDTTASWSPLSLFRLFFSDSTVRTIINNTNANAAKRLQAGLKFRWTALTQSDFWIFMSIIVFTGLVSVHQRSDYWRKEWPYGFPFPRNRMTRERFEAILYSLHLSNPIEDEENDRKRNTSEYDRLFKIKPLYTEIVSACQAHFQPYQNICIDERMVATKARISMKQYMKAKPTKWGYKVFVLADAQTAYTFNFFVYQGKNDSTTAHNLTFSSVWDLLPFETLGRGYNLYVDNYYTSTALFEELYKKNIRCCGTIRTNRAGYPKTEVNNLSKKAERGDMRWIRRGKLLFVKWKDTREVNMCSTVHEAFTGQTVTRRVKEDGVWSIKTVPVPSAVVDYNRFMGGVDLSDALIKYYSVHHKTTEWYKTFFYHFIDVAVVNSFLLHKELCKKRKWNPRTQKIFRESLAKEMLGFGVGSAPPQPPPVTCMPMFFGPQDIDGDDKRKYCQRCHDAGQRRVKTRVYCRKCHVPLCFVKDKNCFLKWHDARR; encoded by the exons ATGGCAAGCAGAAAGAAGGCTGAAAAAGTGGTTTCAAGAGAGGAGGTTCTGCCTGTGTTTGGACTAGAAAGCGAGGCTGACGTTTACCCGGAAGACTCATCGAGCGATGACGAGGATTTGTGGGCGCGACTGAACAATTGCAGCTCGAGTGACTCTGATTCGGATTATATTCCTCGTATTCCAATAGAGTG gTCCCACAGCAGTGATAGTGATGTTGATGGTGATGAGTGTACATCTCTTGAGCCTGCTGGCCCATCCACATCTTCTCATCACGGATCTGCTCCAACTTCGCTTCATTCCCCACTCCAAACACATGG TGATGATCGTGATGATGACGCGCATGAGCCAGCTTCTGCTCTGTTGTCTGTCACTCCAGTAACCAGTTGCAGCGCATCTGCTCCAGTATCTGTCCCTCCCCCTCAGCAACAGCCTGCAACAGCTACCCGCACCTCTCAGATAAAGAGACAGCGTGCTTCTGCTCCACCACCATCTTCTGAATCGGACTCAGACTCACCTCTAAGAGAAACACAGCCCAAGAAAAAGGCCAAGCATAGTCGACGTGGCTCTAACTCTACTGCATCAGTGaaagaggtagaggaggaagaaaggtgGCACAATAAAGAGGAGATGGACCCAAGGCCAAACCTGGTGAAATTCATGCCAGCCAGGCCCCCGGGCCCAACGTTTGATACCACGGCATCATGGTCTCCCCTTTCACTTTTCAGACTCTTTTTTAGTGACTCTACAGTACGCACTATCATCAACAACACAAATGCCAATGCTGCTAAGAGACTGCAGGCTGGACTGAAGTTCAGATGGACAGCTCTGACACAAAGTGACTTTTGGATTTTCATGTCTATCATAGTTTTCACAGGCCTTGTATCTGTACACCAGCGATCAGACTACTGGAGAAAGGAATGGCCATATGGGTTTCCCTTCCCCAGAAACAGAATGACACGAGAACGTTTTGAGGCAATCTTGTACTCGCTGCACCTCAGCAATCCGATAGAGGATgaggaaaatgacagaaagaggaacACTTCTGAATATGATAGACTGTTCAAGATCAAGCCTCTTTACACAGAGATAGTGTCTGCCTGTCAGGCTCATTTTCAGCCATACCAGAACATTTGTATTGATGAGAGGATGGTGGCGACCAAGGCCCGCATCAGCATGAAGCAGTACATGAAGGCGAAGCCCACAAAGTGGGGTTATAAAGTATTTGTTCTTGCTGATGCCCAAACGGCATACACATTCAATTTTTTTGTCTACCAGGGGAAGAACGATTCCACCACAGCGCACAATCTGACCTTCTCATCTGTATGGGACCTGCTGCCATTTGAAACACTTGGTCGGGGCTACAACCTCTATGTAGATAATTACTACACCAGCACTGCCCTATTTGAAGAATTGTATAAGAAAAACATTCGCTGTTGTGGGACCATCAGAACAAATCGGGCTGGCTATCCAAAGACGGAGGTAAATAACCTGTCCAAAAAGGCTGAGAGGGGAGACATGCGGTGGATCAGAAGAGGCAAACTTCTGTTTGTAAAGTGGAAGGACACCCGTGAGGTGAACATGTGCTCGACCGTCCATGAAGCCTTTActggacaaactgtgacaaGGAGGGTGAAAGAGGACGGTGTGTGGAGCATAAAGACTGTGCCTGTGCCCAGTGCTGTAGTGGACTACAACCGTTTCATGGGCGGTGTGGATTTGTCAGACGCACTGATAAAGTATTACAGCGTCCACCACAAGACAACAGAATGGTACAAGACATTTTTTTACCATTTCATTGATGTTGCAGTGGTGAacagcttcctcctccacaaGGAGCTctgcaaaaaaaggaaatggaatCCACGCACCCAGAAGATCTTCAGGGAAAGTCTAGCAAAAGAAATGCTGGGCTTTGGTGTAGGCTCagcaccaccacaaccaccacccgTCACCTGCATGCCAATGTTTTTTGGGCCCCAGGATATTGACGGTGACGACAAGAGGAAGTATTGCCAGAGGTGCCATGATGCTGGGCAAAGACGTGTCAAGACGCGTGTCTACTGCAGGAAGTGCCATGTCCCTCTATGCtttgtcaaagacaaaaattGTTTTCTGAAGTGGCACGATGCCAGACGTTAG
- the tmem70 gene encoding transmembrane protein 70, mitochondrial: protein MLSANFLRRLRPCVVSQSFSHIHTEAARRCALFTVSLVREEIGDPLNAVRRSFLSLNNKVWSQCLSTRCLSKATQSEDENLIYIGSLGSAVRGVKLFSYSTSGSSLLLMPYILMKTGLGFQSFALQVAFCGVIGFFTFVTPILLHLITKGYVIRLYHNPHRDTYTAVTCSVFLTEKKTVFHQRQVRIPPVSKMFTTFYADHMGLLVNPDLFTIPHDYNHLMGYDQPFRFSTDNMNKPDKI, encoded by the exons ATGCTTTCTGCAAATTTCCTGCGTAGGTTACGGCCCTGTGTTGTTTCTCAGTCGTTCAGTCACATTCACACTGAGGCTGCGCGACGTTGTGCGCTGTTCACCGTATCTTTAGTCAGAGAAGAGATTGGGGATCCGCTAAATGCTGTGAGAAGGTCGTTTCTCAGTCTAAACAACAAG GTGTGGTCTCAATGTTTGTCCACCCGTTGTCTGTCCAAGGCGACCCAGTCCGAGGATGAGAACCTCATTTACATTGGCAGCCTGGGCAGTGCTGTTCGAG GAGTGAAGCTGTTCTCTTACAGCACCAGCGGGTCCAGCCTCTTGCTTATGCCCTACATCCTCATGAAGACTGGACTAGGATTCCAGAGCTTCGCTTTGCAGGTTGCTTTCTGTGGAGTCATTGGCTTCTTCACCTTCGTCAcccccatcctcctccaccttatCACCAAGGGCTACGTGATCCGCCTGTATCACAATCCACACAGAGACACCTACACTGCCGTaacttgcagtgtttttctcactgaaaaaaagaccGTGTTCCACCAGAGGCAGGTCAGGATCCCACCGGTCAGCAAGATGTTCACCACCTTTTACGCTGATCACATGGGGCTGCTGGTAAACCCAGACCTGTTCACCATCCCACATGACTACAACCACCTGATGGGCTATGATCAGCCATTCAGATTCAGCACCGACAACATGAACAAACCTGATAAGATCTGA